The DNA window TGGGTGAGAAGAATggatgtggtggtggtgtcgaATGCGTTGCTGATTTTTGCACCGAAGTGGTTACAGCCAAGGAAGGAGCACTTCTCGGCCTTGGATTTtgaaacctgaagacaaggttactagaACAATGGGAAGTTCAATAATTGCTTTGGCTTTTGCTATTCCGAATAAGGGTTAACTGGggaacacctcacttcgctgaAGCTGATAAGATGACCTCTTGAGACAAAAGAATAGAGAATTATTCTTCTGCAAAGACTTGTATAGATAACCAACCAACCAGTTGCAGGCTGTTTGCTAATTCGAACAGAAGGTGCTCCTGAATTGCTTAGCTCTACAGCTCTAGTGTTGTtagtccaaactgaagatgtctcCAGTTGTCAACACAATGTTGTTCACTTGTCCGAAATGAAGATATGTGAATGGGAGGGTTAggataattaatatttttctaagaaaatgtaagaaagtttcacatagaGCGTTTTGAGTTGTTTGTTGAAGGGGGCGTCTTCCGTTGTAGAACCTTCTCTATTTATGGTTGCATTGATGAAGCCCCTTCATAAACAAGCCCACCGAGGTAGAGTTCTGATGGGACTGTACCTGCTAGGCATCTCCTTGAATGTTCCCCTTATCCTTTAGTAgccaaaacttcacctccaaccATTCTCAGCCTTTTTAATCTAACTAGGATTCTGAATCTAATTTCTTCATGAGACTTGTTCATAGTTATCCAATTACGAGGGCATTCTTATCCTtaggataaattttatttaGTCCACATCTCAATCTTATCTCTGGCAATCTCAACCGAGCCACCCATACTTGGTTTCTTCACAATCCTTCCTTCATGAGGGCTCGGTCTAATCGAACCTTTTGGTGGGCTCAATGCCTAGTGGCTTGAAGGATACATACTGGGCAGAGAACCGTGGTTCTCAGGTCAGCCCATCTCTACTCAATCTGTTATTTTAGGCCCAAACATAACCAAAAAACCATAGGGGAATTTAGAGATAAGAAACCGAAAAAGAGTAGGATTTATGAATAAATTTTGGCATTATATTTCCAATTAAACTTGCTTTCATTACTATTTTCATACAAGAATGCTATATAAATTGACAATTTGCTTATTATTAACAATGTAACATGTTGAATTACAATCTAGAAATTGGATGGACTGATGTTTATCCATAGGAAATAATAAAAGAACTGTTAGATGATATGTGATCAGATAGATAGGATGCTGATTTCGCAGCCTATACATTGACAAGTTTAGTTCGCTAGAAACCGCTAACGGTAAATCCACCGTCAACGCTAATAACTTGTCCATTGATGTAAGAAGCAGCAGGAAGGCAGAGGAAAGTGACTAGAGATGAGATTTCATTAGGCTGTGCCAGGCGACGGATGGGGGTTCTACCTATCAGGCGTCTGAAATCATCAGAATGGCCGTCCTGACAATGCAAAATCAAGTTCGAGTGTTAAATGAGATATGCctaaaacatattaattaaattgGTAAGATACAAAGGACTCAACAATATTTAGGTAGAGAGGGGATGGATATTTACAGATTCAACTTTAACTCCGGTATTGACAGCCCATGGTGCCACAGAATTAGTACGAATGCCGTCCTTTGCCCATTCGCATGCCAAGTTCTTTGAAATTTGGATAATCGCACCTACAAAATATCAATGAATAGGAATGTTTAGAGGTCTTACAGTTAATATTAATAACatacattatttatttatatttgtaaAATTAATTACTCACTTTTTGTTGCTGCATAGGCAGAGAGTTTTGGAAGAGCTACCACACCGGCAATAGATGCCACAAAGACAATGCTTGCATTTCCAGAGGCTTTCAAGAGAGGGTGTGCAAGTTGAGAAAGGTGGTAGGGAGATTCAACATTGGTTTCCATCATACTTGAGAAATCTTCCAAAGTGTAATCTGTAGTTCCTCTCAGTGTGCAAGTTGCAGCACTATTTACCTACATTTAGCACCATATGTAGCAATGTCAAAACccataattatattaattaagcTGTAAGTTAAGGTTTAAATAGACTAATTAGTCATATATAAATTAGCTTACGAGGATGTTCAGTTTGCCATGAAAAATAGAGGAGACAGTTTTTATGAGGTTCTCTCTTTGTGCTTTAGAGGTCAAGTCACAAACCGAGCCAGTCACTTTGAATCCCTTACTTTCCCATTCTTGAAGCCTCTCAAGAATCTGCGCTTCGTTACGGGCACAGGTATGCACGGTTGCTCCAAGTCCTGCTAGCTCTTCCACTATGGCAtacctggaaaaaaaaaaattgcatttgcAACATTAAGAATAATGTACAAACGAAATGAACTGATCTGAATTGTcagattaataaagaacaaataAGGGAAGAAATAGCGAATTTTTAGTTACCCGATGCCTTTAGTTCCACCGGTGACGAGGGCAGTCATACCCTTTAGAGACCATCTTTGGCTGTCGAAACCTGCCATGTATGTTTGCTTGATCTGAAACGAAAGATGCTTATGCACTTCAAGTGGTAATTGAACAGGTGATTAGAAAGCTGTGTATAATACCGAAGGCTGAAGAAGAATTAGATGTGGATATGAAGATGATAATCTATGGAAGCTAGCTGTGGGTATATATAGCAATTCTTGCTGCAACCAAAATATTAAACTAATAAGAAGAAAGTAGCGAACAGCGTGCGCAGTGGCCGTACTTAGGCTGAGTCAAATTTCTTGTTAATTAGAGATCGTCAATTCAATACAGTGATGGGAGCAAATAAGCATATTGAACGTCAATTCTTTGTATTATTCAACACGGAGGAAGGGTTTTTAAGATTACAAGTGTGAACCATGAAGCTTTAATTACTGTTGGTGCCGAAAGGTCATCGTCCTTACTTCTTAGGTTATGTAGCAGGTATGCGCTCAGTCAATTTGCTTGGCCTCCCTATTTGTGATAGCTTTGTGTGAGGATATTGGTGTTAGGTCTACCAGATTTTCGACAGAATTTCTCTCGGATTATTTGTTCTACTTGTCAGTTATGTAATTGTATAGGAGTTTAAAATTGTTTGCGATTTGACACCTCTTATAATTGGTTGTAGAGTTGAGTTATCCGAAATGTGAATCCGTTGGTATGTGGCATATGTAGCTTTAACTTCAAATacaggaattttttttttctgaaatgtcatatgaatttatgcacattttcaaattttcatatgAGCTAAAATTTTAAGTGAACTGTTATGCCAACTTTTCGAAATCATTCATTTGTCATATCACTCTAATTCTGTAAAGTTTTCCATCTAAAATAAGTCAGACACATGACTTGTGTTCAGAGCTACTTTGGACATTTCAGCATCTCACTTTGTTTTTATTAAGTTGCCTTCCACGAAAATAATTATAAgatttcttaaaaaataatcCAAATGGTACCACCAATACCGTGTATGATCTTCAACGCGCGTACGCTAGTAAGACCAGGTCCATTAGTGGGCTCTAAACTGGGGTCAACAACTCAATGGTCAATTATACCATATGCATGGCCTCCACTTACCTTTTTCTTCCGTTTTTTTGATGGTGTTCACTTACctcattatttgtttgtatgaaTGGATATGTTATATACGAGCCGTCTAATCAATAACATAATATGACCCTTTTTGCATGCACCAAGAACACTTGTTATAGATATGCTCATAAGTAATAAACACTTATTATACATATTTACACTATCAAAGTCAAGTATATActattgtatatatataatggaaattgttattagcactctaaaattctcattctacgctccaaactttttatatttagaaagaaaaatatacttctgaggagtgtagaatgagatttttgaagtgacAATAACATTTCCCtgtataataataatatgaCCCTTTTTGCATGCACTAAGAAGTAAGAACACTTGTTATATGCTCATAAGTAATAAACACTAATTCCTTTTGAATATGAGTACATAAAAACACTATCAAAGTCAAGTATGTACTACCTTACATATAAGATGCTCGTGAAGAATTTAAGATCTTCTTTTCACAATAAGACATGAGCTCATTTATCACAATAATTTTATCACGGACTTTAATGATGTGCATACGATAAAAAGTGAACAATTACCACGCCCTTGGTCAACACGTTGATATTTGCCTATAGTCATGCCTGGTTAATCCGTATTGGGTGACCATACACATTTTAAGAGTGACTATATTTGGTTAATCCGTTTTGGGAGAATCATACACACTCTAGAGATGGTTCTGTTGAGTTGGTCCAGAATTTTCGATTCTTATAGGAGTTGCTCAAGGTTTACACTTGTATTTGTAATCTATGGCTACAGTGCTTTTGCTTTGAAATCCTTTTAGAGAGATACGGCAGACTTTACGAAgattgattttattaaatttatgaTTTAATAGTGATCTTATTGATGTTGTTACATGTTAATATACTACCTCTTTGGCTCATTGACATCTAATCAATCAACACTCGTACTTCACACTGGatcgtgcggttagaaatctctttcaatttcttttttcttcgcAAAACCTGATGCATCTccttctctcctttttcttgTTCATCACTACTTTGCACAACCTCCTCTCTATGCCGTTCGTCAACACTGGTTCTCTGCAATTTTTCCTTCCCTATTCCTTCCTTCGTCTCTAAATCTCAAATGACAATGACTACAAGAAACAAACACTAACAGCTAAGAATACATAATTTAACAAAGGGGGTTGGAACAGacccaaaaacacataaaaaggGTCTGAATTTTTTTCCAGAATATGTATGAGCTCCCATGAGTTTGAAATTTTGACAGGGCTAAAATGAATTTGTATGCGTTGAGAGAGATAAAAGGTTGAAGAAGGTGATGAACTGAAAAAAGGAGGGGAAGAGATGAATCAGTTGtgcgaaaaagaaaaaaaattattgaaagagATTTATGGCCGCATGAACGGCGAGGAATTTGATTGATCCCGACATATTCCGAGGCAAGGATACCGAGAGAATCTCAGTCAATAACTATCGGTAATATAGTAACTAACTATTACTTTTTCTCACATTTATCTCTCTAACGCATATCATTTGAAATTCTCtattacatgtttttttttttttaacaagcatATATTATCGACACTAAAGGGAATGAGtgaacttagcctcacaataggctaacaataatttgattcaaattcgcctttgacaAAAAacgaacctaagacttctcacttacaaatgaagaggaataccattagaccgtagtactaagtggcgaaATTCTCTATTACATTTGAATGGGACGAATTTAGAATTTGAAAATCGTGACAATATACGAAAGAAACTAATCCTTTTTTACACTAAATATTATAGGGCCTCGTTTTGGCCTAATAATCATTCACAAAAGAAATGGAGTTTGAGCCTTTGGTTTACTTTAAATGAACAGTACATAGCCGATATTACTTTTAACATGTTAAAGATGTCAAGTCCCAGTTTTTCTCCTCGATTGCTAGGAGCATTGAATGATAGGAGAAATTTTTCTTACTTCCGGGAAGCCCACTTCATACATGACAGGGGGAGTACCGAACCAATAGGCATATGTAATatggctttttatttttttttcactcaaattcgcttttttattgttttaatttgtttttatgttgAAAAGTAGTTcattctttattatttttatcaaaactCATTCTAAAAATTTTTAAACTCTCTACAACCTTCTTCACAGTCTGATTTGAACTTAATAACTCCACAACCTTCTTCACAGTTAATTTCCAATCCCGTCGGTTGTGCACTCTCAAAATCCCCCAACATCGCCATCTTCAGAGTCTCCATCGCCAAATCAAAGGCGAGATCTTGTCGTCCATAAAATTCCCACCCTCCTCACCAACCTAAAATCGACGGCACCGCATTGTCTCCATTTTGCTCGCCTGCTCTCTGTCAAGTCCTCGGTCGTTCTGTCCGCCATGTGCAACACCAACAAGGGCTTGAACCCAATAAAGAAAAAGGGTTTAGTATGTTTAGGAGTTGGGTGAATCTGTGAATCTACAAAGTAAGAAGATGAAAGGGGTGAATCTACAAATCTaccaaagaagaagatgaacagattaaaaaattaatggagtaaaaacttttttcttttctttttccaaccattgaaatgttttattaaTAGACTTCATCtcgaacaaaacaaaataaaaaaagtaagagaATTAATAGAAAACAGATTTGCCACATGTCAGATGTACCGGGTAATTTCTCGAATGATAGCAATTCGGTGTTTTTCGAGGGAATGTGATCACATAGATTTAAGCAAAATTATTGTCATGGTTATCTAATCAAGATTTACCGTCCGGATACTTTGGATTACTTTCTTATTAGTGCATTACTTTCTGAAAAGTAATattcgttcaacttcaaattaaGACATATGAAGCATTGAAGGAAGATGTGAAAGGTCTATATGTACAAGTAAATGATATATCATTGCAAACGACACTCAAATCAttcaataaaacaaattacaagCTTTCAAACCAAAGGCTCTCTACCTTTACTTGTTTATTCCTTTTGCCTTACCAAAAGACTACTTGAAAGTTGAAACGAAGACTTTAGAACTTGAAAAGATTAATTAGAATTTGCTTTTCTATCAGTTCTTTGCGTAGTATCGATTTACCAGCCATTAAATAAAGTTTCTCTTTTGTTGAACACTTTACAAGGAAGAATCTTGAACCCAATCCGATAGCTTTGAAACCAATCCGACAAGAGCTTTATTGATTGTTCTAAGTTTATTCTATTAGCAGAAGACAAATGGTGACACGCCTTACAAACAACAAATTAAAAGATTCATCAAGTCTCTTTGAAGGCCAAAGAGTGAAGCCTATAAGCCTTCGGAAGCAAACTACTCAACGAGCCACTGAATTTGTTTTGACGCAAACAATTATGCGCATTTCTGGTAATGGTGATCCGTGGACTTCTGATATGCGCTCAAATGTATGACCAATAGTCTAAATCCAACATGCCCACATCCAATGCTTTGAGCGGTTTCACATTTCaattaattttcttcttctttttttttttcttccaattatttTAGCATTTGAATTTGGGCAAGCACTACAAAGTCAATTTAGTACTACCGTACCCTT is part of the Malus domestica chromosome 12, GDT2T_hap1 genome and encodes:
- the LOC103450265 gene encoding tropinone reductase homolog At2g29360-like, whose product is MAGFDSQRWSLKGMTALVTGGTKGIGYAIVEELAGLGATVHTCARNEAQILERLQEWESKGFKVTGSVCDLTSKAQRENLIKTVSSIFHGKLNILVNSAATCTLRGTTDYTLEDFSSMMETNVESPYHLSQLAHPLLKASGNASIVFVASIAGVVALPKLSAYAATKSAIIQISKNLACEWAKDGIRTNSVAPWAVNTGVKVESDGHSDDFRRLIGRTPIRRLAQPNEISSLVTFLCLPAASYINGQVISVDGGFTVSGF